Within Nycticebus coucang isolate mNycCou1 chromosome 16, mNycCou1.pri, whole genome shotgun sequence, the genomic segment GTCCCTGTTAATTAAAAtgcccttttctttcctctgtcacATCTGGTGTTTTGACCACAATTTCCGTGTGTCATTTGCTTTCAATaatgtatttctttgtttctcatGGGATGGTCAATACTTTCTCTAAGTGGACAGAAACAACAGCCCTATTTCAGGTTTTTAAAGTTTGCTTCATAAGTTGCATGTTTAGCCCTTGAACTCGGCCTCATATAAAGACTCCCTTGTTTACATCTGTGAGGGAAATTAACCTTCTGCCTCTCAGAGACCATAAGAGTGAGTGGATCGTTTGTGTCCTGCCAGTGGGGCAGCTGCTTCTGTTCCCGATTGTGAAAAGTACCCTCTTAAAAATCAACTAAGAACCAGTTATTGACACCTTTGCCAGTTATCTGGACAACGTTTCTTTGTTACTAGGTCATTAAAATCTTAAGGTTTGTAGATAATTAATTTTCGGAATTTTTGTctttaatgtataaaattaaagtgtgtctgtcttttctttctccaggggTAGCCGGCTCACAGATGTAAGTATTGTATTAATTATCTCCAAATAGCCCCAGTACCAAAAGTGGTAACTTCTTCTCCTAGAGAATTGTGAAACTGACCAAAGTGTGCTTAGTTCTATCCTGAGCCTTAAGCGGTTTTTGTAATGCAGACCCACTAGTGAAAAATTCTGTGGTGCCCAGATTTATTTGCAAGTTCCTGGTACATTCCTGTAAGAGAAACGTTCTTTTATCACTCGCTGGTCTCCCTCACAGAGGATGGGAGTAGGTCTAAGATTTGACCTGCAGAGTGTTCCACCTGGAGGGGCGCTGGTTTCACCTCCCCATAGCATCCTCACTTCACCTGTCCTCTCAGTCAGATCCGGTCCCCCTCCCCATCCATGTCAGGCAGGACTGAGCCTCCTTAAGGTGGGGCAACTTGAGCATATGGGTCTGccaatagatttctttctttctctctctctctctctttctcaatgCTAGACCAAATGTCCCCAACTTACACAGGGACTTTGTGTcaatcttttatttcttaatctaCTTTTCTTTTATAACTTGAACTCTACCTCTCCTTATAACAAAATTGAATGTGGCTCAGTCACTAGGCTAGTCCAAAAAAGCTTGGACATGTAGCACATGGACATAGTTCATTTCGTGCTGTTGCTGAAACATTGCATATTTAGCAGCAGAAATACAGAGGTGGGGAACGAATCCCAGGCAGATTGAAGCATTCTGATGGCCTGTGAGCTTGGCAAGGTTGGGGACCTTGTCTAGTAACAGGCCCTGACTCAGCTCCCAGGACTCAGCAGGCTGTCACATATTTGGGACATGTGCCATTTAGCGACCTTATAGGTTACGAGGGTTTTATGGATGGAACCCACACACCTAGCCACTGAATTAACAGGGCGGACGTGCCTGAGGTCCAGTTTAAGGGCTTTCTCACTTTTGGGCCAGCTGTTTTTGCAAAAGGGGACTTCTGTGTTTTCCTATATCTCTGGGACAGCAAAAAGAAACACTGTCTGTTCCAGCATTGAGGGCCCTACCTGATGTCCTCTGAGGGCATCTCAAATGATGTGTGCTTTGTCTGCAGCTGGCACAGTAGCTAGCAGTGACACTGTTGTAGGACTTTACACAGAATACAAGTGAGAGTGCgcacacacatttctttttcagtttgggGGACTGTCTGGGCCTCAGAGTGGAGCGTGCACAGAGCCCAGCATCTCACAAATGTCCATCTGGCAAGGCCACTCCCCTCAGCCCTGGCATAGAGTTGACTGAGGCTTGGACACAGCTCTCTGCTGGCCTGATAGAGGCGATGCGATGGTGCCAGTGCAGAGCCATGTTTCAGCCACGTATTTTTCCTTCTAGATTTCCATATGCCGGGAAATGCCCAGCCTGGAGGTGATCACCCTCAGGTACCGGCTCCTACTGTCACACCAGGCCCGGGGCATGGAAGCTGGGGCAGAGCCTCATGTCCCTCCCCTGGGAGGGGACATGAGTGCCATGAGATGACCTGGAAACTTCCAACGTAGTCGGGGAGGGTGGCTTTTGCAGGTGGAGGGGCTGGGGTAGTGAGAGCCTGGCAGCCCATGTATCCACcatcccctgcctccttcctcagGGTCTGGCCACCCTGCTGCCTGCCCTGCCCATCCTCAGCCTCTGGGCTACCTGGAGTCATCTTTGCAGTGGGCGGGGCCCTCCTAATGCTACCATGGCCtgctttggggtggggtgggcaggcagGCGGGGTGGCTGTCTTCCATGAGGGGAGTCAGGGGCTTTAGTGTTAGTGCTCACAGAAGGAAGCCGTCAAGGAGCAGGGCTAAGGCCAGGCTGTGGGTTTGGTCTGTGCTTCACAATGACTGCTGTGCCTTGGGCAGGGTTCACTATTGGCAAAATGGTATTGTATTACCTCATACTGagatgctaaatgaaataaattatatgaagTACCACACTCTGCACTGGGTACCAAGAACCACCACGTTAACAAGGGTCGAGGGTGGTGGTACATCCTTATGGGGAGACTTAGAACCTCCTTTTGAGGTATGTGCCAGATGCGGTGCAGCTCCCAGAACGATGCTGCAGGTGGATGGGCACAGTACCGGGTGCCCATGAGAGTGGCTCTGCCACAGCTGCAGTGTCACACCTCCCATCTCTGCCAGATGCTACCTTgcgtttttgtttctttgaagtgCTTGCACTTCTGTAGACAAAAATCAATCCCATCGTCTTTATTAATGTGGAATTTTGGCAGTTCTCTGCTGGGTTCTGCGTGATATGGAGCTTGCTAGTACATCTTGCCATGTTTTTCTGGCCACTGTCTGCTTCAGAGCAAGGTGGTGTGTGTCTTGGGaggtttcctcacctgtgaaagcTGAGCAGGTGGGCACAAGCCCAGTGGGAGCCCTTTCCTGCCTTTGTGATTGAGATGAGACGGAGCAGCTGCCCGAGCCCTGCTGGCTGGGCTCCCGACAGTGCTGGTCTCTGTGCAGTGTCAACAGTGTCTCCACCCTGGAGCCCGTGAGCAGCTGCCGGCGCCTGAGCGAGCTATACCTGCGGAGGAACTGCATCCCCAGCCTGGCCGAGCTCTTCCACCTGAAGGGCCTGCCGCGCCTGCGGGTGCTGTGGCTGGCCGAGAACCCGTGCTGCGGCACTGACCCCCAGCATTACCGCATGACTGTGCTGCGCAACCTGCCCAACCTCCAGAAACTGGACAACCAGGGTAGGTGTCCAAGGGGTCACGCTGGTCTGCACTGTGGGAGCAAATCCTGGTGGAGCAGtcccctgtccctccttcctATTCTCTGCAAGTCCCTGATCTTTTAAGAACAGCTGTCCATGCAGAGAGTCTCCTGGAGGAGCCCATCCCCAGGTCTGTGCTCTCCTTTCAGGAATGTCCGTGTAGCTGGGCACCTGGACACGGGTGCGGAGCAGGGCTCCTCTCCTTTTGTTGCTGTGAAGAGCAGGGCCACACCAAACACCATGCGCATTCCATGGCGAGCAGCGTCACACTAGTGCACAGGGACCAGGCAGGCTCAGCTCCATGGCCCTGAATCTAGTGCGCTGGTGCCATTGCACAGCACTGCTTGGGGCTTACACGTGCTGAGGCCACTCTGATGCCCTTCCTCTGACCTCCCCCAAGCTGTGACAGAGGAGGAGCTGTCCCGGGCCTTGATGGAAGGAGATGAGATCACCGCTCCAGGCAGAGACAGTGGCTGCCCTGAGCCATCCTACGTGCTGAGCTTGGTCAGCTCCACTACTGAGACCGGCCAGGACCTGCTGAGCTGTGGCGAGGAGGAGGCAGAGTGAGGCTCGGGTCACTGGGCCTCCTGTGCTCTGTGCCTCTGGCCAGTGCTGGGAGGGTATCTGGGGTGGTTCCTTCCCCTCAGCATTGTCAAGGGGGCAACCCAGGCAGCCTGCAGTAATCTCAGTAGCATTTCTGTCTTGTAGCTGCAGAGAAGCAGGCTGTCAGCCCCCTCCTGTGGCCCCAGGTGGGAGTTTGGGGGGGGGTATAAGCAGGGCCTTACTGGGGCCACAGCTTGGAGGCCACTCCCGGTCTGATGGTTAATGGGGCACCGTGTGTGGCAGGGCTGTGCAGCTGACCCACACAGTTCCTGCAGTACAGCTCACAGAAACACTGGAGCAGGCAGTAGAGACAGGTCCTCAGAGCCTACCCCCTGGGTCCCTGCAGTGTGGGGGGAACCTGGGATGTGACCTCTGAGATCGACGGCTGCTGCCTAACACATGGGCTCTGTGTGTTTAGGTGCCCCCCGAACCCCAAGGCCCTGGGTGGAAGATATCAGGTCGGGGAGAGCCCTGCATGTGAGGAGGTGGCCCTcacaagatgaaagagaaaaaagtaccAGAGCCATGATTCCTTATGCTGAGGCTCCCCAGAAGTCGCCCAGGTGGCATCTGGAATGTCCTCTGCCCATTGGAGTCAGCCTCCTGCACGTCCTCCACACCCTGGGATGGGAGAGCCCATTTGTATGACTGGAGTCTCCCAGCAGGAGAGACCTGCAGACATCGTGACTGGTACCCCAGCCCCTCCAGCTCCGACTTACCTGTTGTCTCCCCTCCCCAACAGTGTCCAGGCCCAGCTTGGCCTGAAGGCCCCTTCCCAGGaccagttttcttccttttcacaaAAAGATGCTTCAAACAGTATCAAGAACAGGGTGAGTGGCAGGCCCACCCTGTCCAGGTGGCTACTGCTCCCTCTGCCCAGAATGCAGGAGTCGTGGTGGGGGACACTGTGGGAACTCAGAAAGCCAAGGCCCAGAGGGTAGACCAGCCCTCAGGGCCCATGTGCCTGCTTTCTAGACCTGAGCTAATGAGAAGTGTCATCCCATAGCAGAAGGGGGCAGTAAGGCTGGTTTCACGAGAGGGGGCCCTGAAGCCAGCACCCAGTGAGTAGTAGGGCCCAGGCCTGGGAGGAGTCCTGTCTGTCCATAGTGTTGGCGTTCCCAGTGTATCTTCTCAGAGCCAAGCTAAAGTTAGCAGAGGTTTGCTGCTTTGGGAGAAACCTGTCTGCTGTCAGGTGTGGGAAGTGTCTTGCCCCAGCCAGAGAGGCTGAATGCAGTGTGAGTGCCAGAGGGGACCATGGCACTGGGGACTAGACCGGGCCTCCTGGGGTCATGAGAGGAGGGCAGCAGCTCAGGGAGACGTCCAGACTACAGGAGGAGCGGGCAGACTCACAGGGAATAGGGTCTGGGTGTGGCACAGGTCAGGGTCAGGGAAGACCATGCACAGCTGGACATGGTCCTCCAGCTGCACACTGAGCCCCCCATGTGCAAAACCCTGCCCTGCCTTCCTGGTGGGAAGGGCATTGTTGCCCTTCTGAGAACAGCATCTGCAGTCGTGTCTGTGTCTCCAGGGGACTGAGCAGCTCTCTCTGCCCCCAGAACGTGCTGACTGCCATTTTGCTGCTCCTGCGGGAGCTGGACATGGAGGGGCTGGAGGCCGTGCGGTGGACTGTTGGCAGCCGGCTGCAGGCCCTGCAGGGGCAGGAGCTGCAGGAGCAGGTGGAGTGACTGTTACCAGGACCCAGAGCTGCCGGGCCAGCACATGGACCCCAGAGTCCTCTCCTCCTGCACCTGGGAGGTGGAGGGCCACAGCCTCAGCCCTGGCAGGAAAGCCACACTCGGTTTGCCAGGCCCAAGGGCAGGAGGGAGTGTCAGGTGCTGGCAGGGTGGAACCAGCTCCTGTGCCTGTAGCTGAAAAGGAGCCTTGGCCTAGACTGGCAGAGATGCCTGCCACAGCTGGACGTCTGGGGGCTCTCCAGTGGTCAGGAGTCTGGGCTCTTCTCCAAGGGAGGGCTTTCCGGGCCATCCTTCCTAATAAAGTATTTCCAAGTCTGATCTGGAAGCACATGTTCCCCAGCTGGCAGGAGGGGCCTTGACAGTCCCATTTCAGCCCTGAGTCAGTGATAGGTTTGTGGACTGGGGAGACTGCAGGACAGAGGGCAGACCCCTGGTCCTTGGCACTCTGCAGCCCCCACTGCCACGGAAGGGTGTTTCCTTTTTGAAGTGGGGCAGGGAGGGTGTGCTTCCTTCCCTCTCAAGGGCACTGCAACAGTGGGCGGTCGACGCCAACCACGTGGGGCCATGGGGACAAGCTGCCAGGGGCCTCTGGAACATGGTCTGGAAGCTTCCTCTGGGAAGAGGCTGCCAGGATCCAGGTGGTGACACTGCAACCCTGGGCCTTCCTGGTGCCTCTGGAAACCAAGGGTGTGTGCAGGTGACAGGAAGGGTGTCGCTTCAAACCATCATGGGGAAACCAAATCTGGCTGTGCTAAGCTCAGGACTGGGCAGAACACAGGGGGCCTTCCCTCAGACCCTTCTTGGTGGGGTTGGGACCTAGGTCTGTGAAACGTCCACCTCCATGCAGGAGCTGAGAGCACATCAGGTCACGTGACAGCTGCATAGACCACAGACCCAGTGCTGGAGTGGTGTGTCTGGAAGGCCACCCAACTCTCCTCCGCTGTGTTTGAAGATGAAGCTCCCCCCATGGTATGAGCCACTTTTGACATGGTGGTGGCTGTTGTACTCAGGGCCTGGTCAAGGCCAAGGTGAAGTGGGGGTGAATCACCTGTAGGGTTACTTCCAGTCATGGGTATTCTCTGAGCGATGGGAAGTTGAGGCACCATGTTGGGGACAGAAGGTCATAGGCCTGCATCTGTGCCCCCTTGTAATGGTATGCTGTTGAACACTCAATAAAGCACTGTCTTGGAGAACATGGAGGTGATTTTATGTGGGTGCCCAccttctcttcccccaccccacccccagcatgaGCACCAAGGGCCTATGCTGGCCTCTAACCCACCCCATGTCTTCCCACCACAGTTGGAGGCTGTTGTGTTGGACCCACCATGAGCAGCCTGCCCTCAGCCCCCACTCCCCTCCATGGCTCCCTCCACCCAGATCAGCACCCGTGGCCTCCACCCAGCACCTCCTGATGCCTGCATGCTGGATTGTGGGCATGCACCCATCCACCCTCACTTGCGGCCCACCTCATTCTGGGCTTGATGGGCCCCTCCAGTCCCCACCCTGACTCCTCCCCAGGACCCCCAGTGGGTATGGGCTCCTACACATACCCTGTTAGCTCTGTCTACAGAGGGGAGGACTGAGGCCCAGGAGGACACAGCCCTCAGCCAGAAACGCTGACCCTATGCGAGCAGACAAGGGCCTGACATACCATGTCCTCAGGAGAGAGGGTGGCTGGTGGCAGCTGAAACTGGCAGGAGCTGAGGCAATCTCCTCAGAACTGAGTCTTAACCCGAGTGTGTTGCAGACAAAACTAGGCCACAGCCTGCTGTGCAACCAGGGCCAGGAGGAACTGGAGATCCCCCAGCACAGCCTCTTGGCCAGATTCTGTGGGCTACACCCCCAGGCTCCCAACTGTGTCCTTCCTGGCCTCAGTCTGAGGTTGCTCAGCTAAGACCCTCCCATTTTCCACCACATGTGCAGGAGCAGAGGGAGCCCCAAGTCCTGGGGACACCATGGGTACTGCTCTTATTCTCTTGCCCGGGTGATTCTTAAGACCAGCAGGATGGGAAGGTCTGCCCTCAGCCTGCAGGACTCTGCTGGCATCAATAATGGCCGTCCCTTTGGAAGCACCACCGTGGCACACTCCTGGGGGGACTTGGGTCTGGTCAAGTGGAATGAGAGAAGCAGCAGGGCTCTCACAGGGAACTGTTCCAGGTGCTCAAGGAAGATACAGGTGCCAGGGTTTCTCAGGTGTGACCCCCACAACCCCCGTGGCACTTTCTACAGAGCACTGGCCAAGACATGAGAACAACCTGGGAGAGGATTGGGGCTCAGAGCAGGGGTGACAGCTCGCCTACTGGCCTCCACACACCCCTGTGTAAGACCTTGCCCACCATCAGGGTGCCAGGTGCTAGGCTAGTTGGTCTGAGCTAGCTTGGAGTTGGATCTAGACCGGACATGTTAGGAGATGGGAGACATGTGGCTCTACGTGTGGGTGTTTCCTGCCAGGTTTCCCCAAGGTATCTATCTGCTCATCTCTGAGTCCCACCCTTTcagcacacacgcacacatgagTGCACACATATGCGTCCTCATGTGCACACCATACACTTGTGTGGCCACAACTTTGCATTCCCGATGGGTGCACACTGCCTCCCAGGACTGCCCAGTGGAGCTCAGTCCACAACCCCCAGGGGGGATGGACCTGTCAGTAAGTTGTCATCTTGGCTGCCTGCCCTCCCCCAGCATCTCCTGGGAAGCGGCTCAGAGTCAGCTGCCAGCCCACAGGTCTGAAACTCAGCAGGGCTGACTCTGGGGGACACTTGGGGTCAGACGTGAGGGCATGGGAACCAGGCTCAAACTTCCAAGATCTGAAGTGAGACCATGGCCCTCCTGCCCCTTGGAGAAAGGGAGAGGCTGAGGTCACCCTACAGAGGATCACACCTGGCTGGTCCTGGAGAAGGACTGTGGCCCCAATGGGCTCATGTTCCTGGGCCCGGCCCAGCCCTGGGGGCAGAGGGCCTTCACCATCCCTAGAAGTTCAGAAGCTGAGCTTGCCAGAGGCTGTCAGACTCCACAGAGTGAGTTTATTCTAGAAAAGGTGACGAGTGCTGCTCAGCTGTGGTGGCAGTGTTGGCAGGTCACAGTGAGGTCTGGGGGTGGTAAACACAGCCCCTTCTTGACACAGAGACTCGGGCACTGGCAGCCTGGAAGCCCTTGGACAAGTGATGGTGAGGTCCACCCACAGATAGAGAAGCTGAGGGCCCTACAGGTGCCAAGGATGGGGCTGCAGAGACCAAACACCACCAGCCCATGTCCCCTGGGTGGGAAGGTGGTGCCACATGGGTTTCTGTCCTTGGAGGAGGACAGCAGGCTGGCTTACAGAAGCCCCAGAGGCCTGGGGAGAAACAGGGCAGACAGGGGCCACGAGAGCTCCAAGCCGGGCTGAGCAGGCCCCTCGCACTTGCCTGCAGGTCCCAGGCATAGCAGCCCAGGCCCAAACAGCTACAGCCTTGGTGCCAGGGACTGGGACTTGCATGGAGGATTAGGAAGCCCAGAGGCAGTGGATGCTGGGCACAGGCAGGTGCAGGGTGCAGGCAGGCAGGTGCAGGACGTGGGTGGGCACTGGGCACGGGCAGGCAGGCATGTGGCCTCAGAAGCCCTTGTCGATACTCAGGGTGCGGCGGGTCACGTGCTCCAGCTCCCCAGACACATAGTCAGCCAGGCTGATGTGGTAGTGCGCCAGCATCTTCAGCATGAGCCGCAGGTTCAGCCACCACTGCTCCCGGGGCATGCGGTGCCTGGGTTCGGGGGCCAGGGGTCAGGGTTCGGGCAGCTCCTCGGGCACCCCCTAACGCTGCACACCTTCCCTCTCCACACCTTCCCTCTCCATGTGTCAGTGTCAGGGCGTCCAGGGCTCAGAAGAGGGCTCAGGAGGGCTCAGAGGGCTGCCTGCCCTCTGTTGGCCATGCCACATGCTGCCCCGAAACAGAGAGAAGACCTGGCCAACCCTGCTCTGGACCCCGGGTGTGGGTGGGGCCAGGCCTGGTCCCTTCCCCCAGGGAGGTCTGCCAGCCCCTCGGCCTCTAATCCTCCAAGTGACTTCAGTGGAACTTACTCGAAGTCGGTGTCATTCTTGAGCTCTGTGACGGGGCTAAAAGCCACAGCCTTCTTCTGCAGGCCAATCACACAAGCCGAGTCTGGGGCGTTGGCAAACACCCGTCCTATGGACACAGGCACATGGTGGCCCCTGAGGCTGGCACCATGCCCAGGCCCCTTGGAGGGCACTGTCAGGCCTTGGGACCACCCTCCCCTGACATACCTTTGCGGTAGACGGCCCTCAGCTTCTCCGACATCCAGAGCATGGCCTTTACCCCCAGCTTGGTCCCGTAGTTCCGGTCAAAGGGGGTGGGAGCACCGCCCTGGAAATAGGCAAAGCCATGTTTCAGTGGTAGCTGGGGCTGCCCAGGCCTAGGCCCAGCCCCAACACTGATGGGGTGTCTGTCAGGGTGACCTTAGCCGTTCCCTTGCTCCAAGGGGCAGGAGGAGCCACACGTGTCATGCCAGGACCACGTGCTGACCCTTTTGGGCAGCTTCAGGACACCAGTACCTCTTGGATCCCCCAGCCTGAGAGCCGCCTCCAGAGGCCAGCAGAAGCCATCTCAGCTGTCCTGTCCCATTGTGGGCCACCACGAGCCTCCCGTCAGGGAAACCTCGCTGCTCCTCCTAGCTCACAAAATCCCCAACGCAGGCTGCCTGCAGCCACCTGGAGGCCAGTGTGGCCATGGGAGCATGCCATAGACTGGGCTGCCCCTCAGGGCTGAGGCGCTCAGCTCAGGGGCTGAATCCTGCCCTGCCCCTTCCTAGAGGTGAGGCCTCAGCGAAGAGGCCTCGGTGTCCTGCCCTGTGAAGGTTAAGACAGGCACACACCATCCAGGGTGCGAGAGAGGTGAGCAGCCAGGAGGGCCTGATGTAAACATACCTCTGCGCACATGTGCACATGGTCAGCAAGGGGCCATCCTCCTAGGACCCCTGGCCTGGGCACAGGGCCCCACCCTTGCCTTGCACTCCCGAGGTACCTGCTGCAGGTGGCCCAGGACATTGGTCCTGCAGTCAAAGACGCCCTTGCCCTCAGATGAGTACAGGTTGTACAGGAACTCCGTGGTGTAGTGCTCGTGACACTTCTCATTCCTGGGTGGGCCAGCCCCAGTCAGGCGGGGTCCCCGCTGTACCACGCCCCCAGGTCCCATCTGGCCTTTCCCTGCCCAGTGCCCTCAGTGGCCCTCCCCTGTCCTCGGGGACCCAAGGAGCCGCCCAACTCCAGGGACCCCATGTGCCCTCACCGGAGCACCAGACCCCTCTGGATATCCGTCTTCATCTTCTCCGTCATGTGCTCCACGTTGACCTGCGGGGATAGCAGGGGCCCGAGGAGCTGAGGGAGAGGCCAGACACACGACAGGCGGACAGTAGGAGCCTGGGGGGCCTGGGTGGGGCAAGTTGGGGAGGGGCACAAACCCCTGCCAAGGGACCGGGTATCTCAGGAGGGGCCTGGGCAGCCCCACCAGGTGGTCTGAGCAACACAGGGGCCGGGCTCACCTTCAAGTCGTGGATGTTGAAAGGGTCCTCGAACACATAGGCAGCATCAGCCCCCACGGCGATGCCCGTCACAGTGGCCAAGTAGCCACAGTAGCCCCCCATGGTCTCCACGATGAACACGCGGCGCTTGGTCCCTGAAGCTGACTGCTTGATCCGGTCACAGCTCTGGGGGCCGAAAGGGTTAGGTCCTCCATGTGCCCACCCTCCCCAGTATGTCACAGATGCTATCACACTGCAGAGACCTATGTCTCTCCAGAGACAGCCT encodes:
- the CFAP410 gene encoding cilia- and flagella-associated protein 410 isoform X1, yielding MKLTRKMVLARAKASELHNVRKLNCWGSRLTDISICREMPSLEVITLSVNSVSTLEPVSSCRRLSELYLRRNCIPSLAELFHLKGLPRLRVLWLAENPCCGTDPQHYRMTVLRNLPNLQKLDNQAVTEEELSRALMEGDEITAPGRDSGCPEPSYVLSLVSSTTETGQDLLSCGEEEADVQAQLGLKAPSQDQFSSFSQKDASNSIKNRNVLTAILLLLRELDMEGLEAVRWTVGSRLQALQGQELQEQGTATVGGRRQPRGAMGTSCQGPLEHGLEASSGKRLPGSRW
- the CFAP410 gene encoding cilia- and flagella-associated protein 410 isoform X2; this encodes MKLTRKMVLARAKASELHNVRKLNCWGSRLTDISICREMPSLEVITLSVNSVSTLEPVSSCRRLSELYLRRNCIPSLAELFHLKGLPRLRVLWLAENPCCGTDPQHYRMTVLRNLPNLQKLDNQAVTEEELSRALMEGDEITAPGRDSGCPEPSYVLSLVSSTTETGQDLLSCGEEEADVQAQLGLKAPSQDQFSSFSQKDASNSIKNRNVLTAILLLLRELDMEGLEAVRWTVGSRLQALQGQELQEQVE
- the CFAP410 gene encoding cilia- and flagella-associated protein 410 isoform X3 — protein: MPSLEVITLSVNSVSTLEPVSSCRRLSELYLRRNCIPSLAELFHLKGLPRLRVLWLAENPCCGTDPQHYRMTVLRNLPNLQKLDNQAVTEEELSRALMEGDEITAPGRDSGCPEPSYVLSLVSSTTETGQDLLSCGEEEADVQAQLGLKAPSQDQFSSFSQKDASNSIKNRNVLTAILLLLRELDMEGLEAVRWTVGSRLQALQGQELQEQGTATVGGRRQPRGAMGTSCQGPLEHGLEASSGKRLPGSRW